A genomic segment from Nocardia cyriacigeorgica GUH-2 encodes:
- a CDS encoding class I SAM-dependent methyltransferase yields the protein MSTTEPSLTSEYATTTPLQVRIDTHARHSQHPDDPVATVLTALALTGSEDLADIGCGDGRFLAHLAKHGHRGRLVGLDNSTAMVTAAEALPGVEGVLGDAEALPFADDEFDAVTARHMLYHVLDPDQALRELLRITRPGGRVAVSVNHPTTCARTRQLVIDRAAEHGLAPPAGLVNEVSSQTLPAMMNTVFGDVGIDQCDNALVFDTPEPLIRFAEALFSFCGVDAASPHRAAILDAVTGDIRNWFTAHPGQCWRDPKGYIVATDTVR from the coding sequence ATGAGCACCACCGAACCCAGCCTGACCTCGGAATACGCCACCACCACCCCGTTACAGGTCCGCATCGACACCCACGCCCGCCACAGCCAACACCCCGACGACCCCGTCGCCACGGTCCTGACTGCGCTCGCACTGACCGGCAGCGAGGACCTCGCCGACATCGGCTGCGGCGACGGCCGATTCCTCGCCCACCTGGCCAAGCACGGACACCGCGGCCGCCTCGTCGGCCTGGACAACTCCACCGCCATGGTCACCGCTGCCGAAGCCCTCCCCGGCGTTGAAGGCGTCCTCGGCGACGCCGAAGCCCTGCCATTCGCCGACGACGAGTTCGACGCCGTCACCGCCCGCCACATGCTCTATCACGTGCTAGACCCCGACCAGGCCCTCCGAGAGCTGTTGCGCATCACCCGCCCCGGCGGCCGCGTCGCGGTGAGTGTCAACCACCCCACCACCTGTGCTCGGACTCGTCAACTGGTCATCGACCGCGCCGCCGAACACGGCCTCGCCCCTCCTGCGGGCCTGGTCAATGAAGTGAGCTCGCAGACGCTGCCGGCGATGATGAACACGGTGTTCGGCGACGTCGGTATCGACCAGTGCGACAATGCCTTGGTCTTTGACACCCCCGAACCGTTGATCCGGTTCGCCGAGGCCCTGTTCTCCTTCTGCGGCGTCGACGCCGCCAGCCCGCACCGCGCCGCGATCCTCGACGCGGTCACCGGCGACATCCGCAACTGGTTCACCGCCCACCCCGGACAGTGCTGGCGTGACCCCAAGGGCTATATCGTCGCCACCGACACTGTCAGATAA
- a CDS encoding SAM-dependent methyltransferase — MHLTSPLTGVRAPVGVDTRRASIARVYDYSLGGKDNYDVDRSAFEQILRVAPRQRDVSKMNRRWLHRVARYLAGTVGIDQFLDIGAGLPTVGNTHEIVQEQNPCATVVYVDNDPLCNAHGQAILATNDRTHFVSADLVRPETLLTHDEVSRHLDLARPLGLILCGILHHVDDDLDPVGIMRRYIDALASGSYVAITHFWNPNDGSDRADLAVRLQRQFVEMGLGSGWYRTREQINSYFGGLELIEPGLVELEDWWPMGPPVRERFPEERLMLGGVAVKRSPADHCASENLMSARGNRTGGRRQVFLRSARIGG; from the coding sequence ATGCATTTGACTTCGCCGCTGACCGGCGTGCGGGCGCCGGTTGGCGTTGATACCCGCCGTGCGAGTATCGCTCGCGTCTATGACTATTCGCTTGGGGGAAAGGATAACTACGACGTCGATCGTTCTGCGTTCGAACAGATCCTGCGAGTTGCACCGCGTCAGCGTGATGTGTCGAAGATGAACCGACGTTGGTTGCATCGGGTGGCCCGCTACTTGGCGGGCACAGTCGGCATCGACCAGTTCCTCGACATCGGCGCCGGCCTTCCGACGGTGGGCAACACCCACGAAATCGTGCAGGAGCAGAACCCGTGCGCGACGGTCGTGTATGTGGATAACGACCCGTTGTGCAACGCACATGGGCAGGCAATACTTGCGACCAACGATCGCACGCACTTCGTGTCCGCGGATCTGGTCAGGCCGGAGACGCTCCTCACCCACGACGAAGTCTCGCGCCACCTCGATCTCGCGCGGCCTCTGGGGCTGATCCTGTGCGGGATTTTGCATCACGTTGACGACGACCTCGATCCTGTCGGAATCATGCGTCGGTACATCGATGCGCTGGCATCGGGTTCCTACGTCGCCATCACCCATTTCTGGAACCCGAATGACGGTTCTGACCGGGCGGATCTAGCGGTGCGACTGCAACGGCAGTTCGTGGAGATGGGGCTGGGTTCGGGGTGGTATCGCACCCGAGAACAGATCAATTCCTACTTCGGTGGCCTGGAGCTGATCGAGCCCGGGCTGGTGGAGCTCGAGGACTGGTGGCCGATGGGACCGCCCGTGCGCGAGCGTTTCCCGGAGGAACGGTTGATGCTCGGCGGCGTCGCCGTCAAGAGGTCACCGGCGGATCACTGCGCATCCGAGAACTTGATGAGCGCCCGCGGGAACCGCACGGGCGGTAGACGTCAAGTGTTTCTCAGGTCTGCGCGTATCGGAGGCTGA
- a CDS encoding cytochrome P450, with product MNADQSMRSCPLRYPFGRQQTVDLEPEYRQCGPVTLVQLPSGATGWLVTDHALVRMVLADPRFSREQANQPHVARLSTEVLPPEAILATDPPRHTRLRTLIAPMFAPRQAAAIASQVTMRAHRLVDDLVGGGEPADIVTGFAEPFAAAVICDMFAVPECFRREIFQLGEALSARDATPETLAAARAQCEQLTREMAAQNPIGLFGLLGQSERTDAEVLNLVIACLIGGRGTASVFLSSALFTLLRDPRRYRQLVEQRALIPAAVEELLRFVPAGVSGGFTRVATADVKLGPVSVRAGEAVIPVTHAASRDPKVFDNPDSFVLDRGVRLPHLAFGHGTHFCVGAGLARLEIRVALEALITRLPGLRLADPADSGTWRSGRVVRSLERLDVAWTRD from the coding sequence GTGAATGCTGACCAATCGATGCGATCCTGCCCGCTTCGCTACCCGTTCGGCCGCCAGCAAACTGTGGACCTCGAGCCGGAGTATCGCCAATGCGGGCCGGTCACCCTCGTTCAGTTGCCCAGCGGTGCCACGGGCTGGCTGGTCACCGATCACGCTTTGGTGCGGATGGTGCTGGCCGATCCCCGGTTCTCCCGGGAGCAGGCGAACCAGCCGCATGTGGCGCGCCTGTCGACCGAAGTGCTGCCTCCGGAGGCGATTCTGGCGACCGACCCGCCTCGGCATACCCGGTTGCGGACGTTGATCGCGCCGATGTTTGCCCCGCGCCAGGCCGCTGCGATCGCCTCGCAGGTGACCATGCGGGCGCACCGGCTTGTCGACGACCTCGTCGGCGGTGGTGAGCCGGCGGACATCGTTACTGGATTCGCCGAACCGTTCGCTGCCGCGGTGATCTGCGACATGTTCGCCGTCCCTGAGTGCTTCCGCCGGGAAATCTTCCAGTTGGGAGAGGCGCTCAGTGCCCGCGACGCGACACCGGAGACGCTGGCGGCGGCGCGGGCGCAGTGTGAGCAGCTGACACGAGAGATGGCCGCGCAGAACCCAATCGGCTTGTTCGGGCTGCTGGGTCAATCGGAACGAACCGACGCCGAGGTGCTGAACCTGGTGATCGCATGTCTGATCGGTGGACGGGGCACCGCGTCGGTTTTCCTGTCCAGCGCGTTGTTTACGCTGCTGCGCGACCCACGACGCTATCGTCAACTTGTCGAGCAGCGTGCCTTGATCCCCGCCGCAGTGGAGGAACTTCTGCGGTTCGTACCGGCGGGCGTTAGTGGCGGATTCACCCGCGTGGCTACGGCGGATGTGAAGCTCGGGCCGGTGTCGGTGCGCGCTGGTGAGGCGGTCATACCGGTCACCCATGCCGCGAGCCGCGACCCGAAGGTCTTCGACAACCCGGACTCGTTCGTGCTCGACCGCGGGGTGCGGCTGCCGCATCTGGCGTTCGGCCACGGCACGCACTTCTGTGTCGGCGCCGGCCTGGCGCGCCTGGAAATCCGGGTAGCCCTGGAAGCTCTGATCACCCGGCTGCCGGGGCTGCGGCTCGCCGATCCCGCTGATTCCGGGACTTGGCGATCTGGCCGGGTGGTGAGGTCCCTCGAACGATTGGACGTTGCATGGACGCGAGATTGA
- a CDS encoding NAD(P)-binding domain-containing protein, whose product MTEPRTVAILGAGIMANAVAARLDAHGFELRRYNRTTAAIEGPAIVCASPAQAAEEASVVWSFVHDDNAGAAVWFGPEGALAVAAGAVVIESSTLSPGYAQRWMNEAAAAGARPVLAPVTGSRVGAENGTMVAFTAGAADDLAAADPLLRVIAAEVVRIGDAESTATVKLLNNALAAVILTGLAETYTAAAALGLDAGQLMAVWSRHGWAAPVAAAYGAAMLSGEHDLTNCSLGVLAKDLRHATDALGDLPAPLITATAEKFSRALELGLGAREMSAIIDAIGARS is encoded by the coding sequence ATGACTGAACCGCGCACCGTGGCGATTCTCGGCGCCGGAATCATGGCCAACGCTGTCGCAGCCCGCCTGGACGCTCACGGGTTCGAGCTGCGCCGCTACAACCGCACAACCGCCGCGATCGAGGGACCCGCCATCGTGTGCGCCTCACCGGCGCAGGCAGCCGAGGAAGCGTCGGTGGTGTGGTCGTTCGTCCACGACGACAACGCCGGCGCCGCGGTGTGGTTCGGCCCCGAGGGCGCGCTCGCGGTAGCAGCAGGGGCGGTGGTGATCGAATCATCCACGCTGTCACCGGGTTACGCGCAGCGCTGGATGAACGAAGCCGCAGCGGCGGGGGCGCGGCCGGTACTGGCGCCGGTCACCGGGAGCCGTGTCGGTGCCGAGAACGGGACGATGGTGGCATTCACCGCCGGCGCGGCCGATGATCTCGCGGCAGCGGACCCGTTGCTGCGGGTGATCGCCGCCGAGGTCGTCCGGATCGGCGATGCCGAATCGACGGCGACGGTGAAGTTGCTGAACAACGCGCTGGCGGCGGTGATCCTGACCGGGCTTGCGGAAACCTACACCGCCGCAGCCGCGCTCGGCCTCGACGCCGGCCAACTGATGGCGGTGTGGTCGCGCCACGGGTGGGCCGCTCCGGTGGCCGCCGCCTACGGGGCGGCGATGCTAAGCGGCGAGCACGACCTAACGAACTGCTCGCTGGGTGTCCTCGCAAAGGATCTCCGGCATGCTACGGACGCGCTCGGTGACCTCCCGGCACCGTTGATCACCGCCACCGCCGAGAAGTTCAGTCGCGCGCTGGAACTCGGGCTCGGTGCTCGGGAGATGTCGGCCATCATCGACGCGATCGGGGCTCGGTCGTGA
- a CDS encoding metal-dependent hydrolase family protein: MSTHIITAARVLTGCGATHAPGAVVVDESKIAWVGPGSDLPGDWQGAGVEQIDLPEASVLPGLIDAHVHLAVGGAPHPPAAIPAITHLDVAVTIRAGLAELLGAGVTTVRDLGAPCYTDIDTLTRHHDRPRVLTATIPLTIAGGHCDGLGGAVDTLTGIRDLVSANVARGADWIKIMGSGGFTTGGASSPYELQFTDAQVRAAVDAAHDHGLPVAVHAHGTAAIRQAVAAGVDSIEHCTWMTTDGFELDHGVVREIAARGILVCPTINHLARSAAGRLPWPVRRDHLRVMLDAGVRLIPGSDAGIPHTPPGRYPHSLPIYLDLGLSQAEVIDLATRHAAEALRIGHLTGTLAAGLSADLIAVPGDPTRDLNLLTTPILTMAAGHPHYPDATPEAEEDTST, translated from the coding sequence ATGAGCACGCACATCATCACCGCCGCCAGGGTGCTCACCGGGTGCGGAGCCACTCACGCTCCGGGCGCGGTCGTGGTCGACGAGAGCAAGATCGCCTGGGTCGGGCCGGGGTCTGACCTACCCGGCGACTGGCAAGGTGCCGGTGTCGAGCAGATCGACCTGCCGGAAGCAAGCGTGCTGCCCGGGCTCATCGACGCGCACGTGCACCTGGCAGTCGGCGGTGCCCCACATCCGCCGGCGGCGATCCCGGCGATCACACACCTCGACGTCGCCGTCACCATCCGCGCCGGGCTGGCCGAACTCCTCGGCGCAGGCGTCACGACGGTGCGCGACCTCGGCGCACCCTGCTACACCGACATCGACACCCTCACTCGCCACCACGACCGGCCGCGGGTCCTGACTGCCACCATCCCGCTCACCATCGCGGGCGGGCACTGCGACGGCCTCGGCGGCGCCGTAGACACCCTCACCGGTATCCGGGACCTGGTGTCCGCCAACGTCGCTCGTGGTGCGGATTGGATCAAGATTATGGGCAGCGGTGGGTTCACCACGGGTGGCGCCAGCTCGCCGTACGAGCTGCAGTTCACCGACGCCCAAGTCCGCGCGGCCGTCGATGCCGCCCACGACCACGGCCTCCCGGTCGCCGTCCACGCACACGGCACCGCCGCGATCCGGCAAGCCGTCGCCGCCGGAGTCGACTCGATCGAGCACTGCACCTGGATGACCACCGACGGATTCGAGCTCGACCACGGGGTAGTACGCGAGATCGCAGCCCGAGGAATTCTCGTGTGCCCCACCATCAACCACCTTGCCCGATCAGCGGCTGGGCGGCTGCCGTGGCCGGTTCGCCGCGACCACCTGCGGGTCATGCTCGACGCCGGTGTCCGGCTGATCCCCGGCAGCGACGCCGGCATCCCGCACACCCCGCCGGGTCGCTACCCGCACTCACTACCGATCTACCTCGACCTCGGCCTGTCCCAGGCCGAGGTCATCGACCTGGCCACCCGCCATGCCGCCGAGGCACTCCGGATCGGGCATCTCACCGGTACGCTCGCCGCCGGGCTCAGCGCCGACCTGATCGCCGTCCCCGGCGACCCGACCCGCGATCTCAACCTGCTGACCACACCGATCCTCACCATGGCAGCCGGACACCCGCACTACCCCGACGCGACACCCGAAGCCGAGGAGGACACCAGCACATGA
- a CDS encoding ferredoxin, with product MDARLIIDRHRCAGTGVCVPIAAQHLHLVDGIATADGGAVSIEQAHAAAACCPNDAITVCERGAAGFWLGATIVTLGPAGTDAEAEARKHTSVVRLVDSFADAMAAATAGEALALVAAGYLALDAGDRTTDSWVDQHFTHTGVLRLHRCWESPTKPMCLAVRRDLPRQAPVATVATHPATRVFAARYAPGARLVSVDAKPLAARAAAHGEVDACIASVDVVARYSQLDVRGEWQPTMVWLLYGKDGGDD from the coding sequence ATGGACGCGAGATTGATCATCGACCGCCACCGCTGCGCGGGCACCGGGGTGTGCGTGCCGATCGCTGCACAGCATCTCCATCTCGTCGACGGCATCGCCACCGCGGACGGTGGCGCAGTGAGCATCGAGCAGGCCCACGCTGCGGCCGCCTGCTGCCCGAACGACGCGATCACCGTGTGCGAGAGGGGAGCGGCGGGGTTCTGGCTGGGTGCGACGATCGTGACCTTAGGTCCGGCAGGAACCGATGCCGAGGCCGAAGCCCGCAAGCACACCTCGGTGGTGCGGCTGGTCGATTCGTTTGCCGATGCGATGGCGGCCGCGACCGCCGGGGAGGCGCTCGCATTGGTGGCGGCCGGATATCTGGCGTTGGACGCCGGCGACAGGACCACCGATTCCTGGGTAGATCAGCACTTCACACACACCGGTGTGCTGCGTCTGCACCGCTGCTGGGAAAGCCCCACCAAGCCGATGTGTCTAGCGGTCCGGCGCGACCTGCCCCGTCAGGCTCCCGTGGCGACGGTGGCTACGCATCCGGCGACCAGGGTGTTCGCCGCACGGTACGCACCGGGAGCGCGGCTGGTGTCGGTTGATGCCAAGCCGCTGGCCGCCCGCGCGGCCGCACACGGTGAGGTCGACGCCTGTATCGCCTCGGTCGACGTGGTCGCTAGGTACTCGCAGCTCGACGTCCGTGGCGAGTGGCAGCCGACGATGGTGTGGCTGCTCTACGGCAAGGACGGCGGCGATGACTGA